The following proteins come from a genomic window of Kitasatospora cineracea:
- a CDS encoding maleylpyruvate isomerase family mycothiol-dependent enzyme, whose amino-acid sequence MAIDLDFPALLSLLEDRSTAFREALVAAPGLDVQVPTCPEWTLYDLAQHLGQGQRFWSAIVAAGASETPPPRPTEAAPADREALIAWFAESNAQLLAALREAGPEAPCWGWWELAQSPRNTTGAVRRRLNETAVHAYDAQLAAGVAAELPREVALDSAEEFLLTCCSTTVAWPHTPAVLAFQATDGPTWQLTLSANGAHATRTPTAPGAATPGAATPDATIRGTAAELLAVFHGRTPIEALHLEGDAELFHQLYDWDPEA is encoded by the coding sequence GTGGCTATCGATCTTGACTTCCCGGCCCTGCTGAGCCTGCTCGAAGACCGCTCCACGGCCTTCCGCGAGGCCCTGGTCGCGGCGCCCGGCCTCGACGTCCAGGTCCCGACCTGCCCCGAGTGGACGCTGTACGACCTGGCGCAGCACCTGGGCCAGGGCCAGCGCTTCTGGTCCGCGATCGTGGCCGCGGGCGCCTCCGAGACGCCCCCGCCGCGTCCGACCGAGGCCGCCCCGGCCGACCGGGAGGCCCTGATCGCCTGGTTCGCCGAGTCCAACGCGCAGCTCCTGGCGGCGCTGCGCGAGGCCGGCCCCGAGGCGCCCTGCTGGGGCTGGTGGGAGCTCGCCCAGTCCCCGCGGAACACCACCGGCGCGGTCCGCCGCCGCCTCAACGAGACGGCCGTCCACGCCTACGACGCCCAGCTCGCCGCCGGTGTCGCCGCCGAGCTGCCCCGCGAGGTGGCCCTCGACAGCGCCGAGGAGTTCCTCCTCACCTGCTGCTCCACCACCGTGGCCTGGCCGCACACCCCCGCCGTCCTCGCCTTCCAGGCCACCGACGGCCCCACCTGGCAGCTCACCCTCTCCGCGAACGGCGCCCACGCCACCCGCACCCCGACCGCCCCGGGCGCCGCCACCCCCGGCGCCGCCACCCCGGACGCGACCATCCGCGGCACCGCCGCCGAACTGCTCGCCGTCTTCCACGGCCGCACCCCCATCGAGGCCCTCCACCTGGAGGGCGACGCCGAGCTCTTCCACCAGCTCTACGACTGGGACCCGGAAGCCTGA
- a CDS encoding inositol monophosphatase family protein — MSNADDASETTTGDADLARRAAELGAQVVRNRDWRGVAREDKGGGDFATAVDVEAERAVLGLLRAARPDDAFTAEESGRTGAPDAARRWLVDPLCGTLNFAVGTHLVGVNVALQEHGRTTAAATADPYTGETYWTDGARARLRRDGADTPLEPSPESRLVDLNLDPPYPNAPALRVARLLTDADFERAFRPRVVSSTLAVAWVAAGRRAGYVTDGRLEGSVHFAAGIALCEAAGCTVTDLRGGPVHRGDGGLIAAADERTHALLLDLITRQETTGVRR; from the coding sequence GTGAGCAACGCCGACGACGCCAGCGAAACCACCACCGGCGACGCCGACCTCGCCCGCCGGGCCGCCGAACTCGGCGCGCAGGTGGTGCGCAACCGGGACTGGCGCGGCGTCGCACGGGAGGACAAGGGCGGCGGCGACTTCGCCACCGCCGTGGACGTGGAGGCGGAGCGGGCCGTCCTTGGCCTGCTCCGCGCCGCCCGCCCGGACGACGCGTTCACGGCGGAGGAGAGCGGCCGCACCGGCGCGCCCGACGCCGCCCGCCGCTGGCTGGTCGACCCGCTGTGCGGGACGCTCAACTTCGCGGTCGGCACCCACCTGGTCGGCGTCAACGTCGCCCTCCAGGAGCACGGCCGGACGACCGCCGCCGCCACCGCCGACCCGTACACCGGGGAGACGTACTGGACGGACGGCGCCCGCGCCCGGCTGCGCCGCGACGGGGCGGACACCCCGCTGGAGCCGTCCCCGGAGTCCCGGCTGGTCGACCTCAACCTCGACCCGCCCTACCCGAACGCCCCCGCGCTGCGCGTCGCCCGCCTGCTCACCGACGCCGACTTCGAACGGGCCTTCCGCCCCCGGGTGGTGTCCAGCACCCTCGCGGTGGCCTGGGTCGCCGCCGGCCGCCGCGCCGGGTACGTGACGGACGGCCGACTCGAGGGCAGCGTCCACTTCGCGGCGGGCATCGCGCTCTGCGAGGCGGCCGGCTGCACCGTCACCGACCTGCGCGGCGGGCCGGTCCACCGCGGCGACGGCGGCCTGATCGCCGCGGCCGACGAACGGACCCACGCCCTCCTGCTCGACCTGATCACCCGTCAGGAGACCACCGGCGTACGCCGGTAA
- a CDS encoding 4-coumarate--CoA ligase family protein, whose product MVFHSDYPPVAPLDLPIHAAVLDGCATGEHADRPALVDGLTGRSVSYRELEAGSRRVAAGLAEAGVARGDVVALFSPNSIAYPLAFYATTRTGATVTPVSALATAGELADQLRDSGARWIITVAAFLPVARQAAAEHPVAGIFVCDEAEGHRSLADLAASSAPEPAPPIDPAADLAVLPYSSGTTGLPKGVMLTHRSVSTNLAQTDALFGPAPGERVLAVLPFFHIYGLAALLNRPLRARATVVVLPRFDLEQFLTAIQRHRIEAVYVAPPIVLALARHPLVDRFDLSSVRYVLSAAAPLDAELAAACARRLGLPHLLQGYGMTELSPVTHVVPPGDPNPPAGTVGRLVPGTELRIRSLTAPHHDLGPGEDGELLFRGPQVMRGYFGRESETSATLDPDGWLHTGDVGHVDADGYLFVVDRVKELIKYKGYQVAPAELEAVLLTHPSIADAAVIGVHDAHGAEHPKAYVVPAFGCELAEQEVIEYVARRVAPYKKVREVEFLDAVPKSASGKVLRRELRARAAQRGGIPAGGA is encoded by the coding sequence ATGGTGTTCCACAGCGACTACCCGCCCGTCGCCCCGCTCGACCTGCCGATCCACGCCGCCGTCCTGGACGGCTGCGCCACGGGCGAGCACGCCGACCGCCCGGCCCTGGTGGACGGGCTGACCGGACGCAGCGTCAGCTACCGGGAGCTGGAGGCGGGCAGCCGCCGGGTCGCCGCGGGCCTGGCCGAGGCGGGGGTCGCCCGGGGCGACGTGGTGGCGCTGTTCAGCCCGAACTCGATCGCCTACCCGCTGGCGTTCTACGCCACCACCCGCACCGGCGCGACGGTGACCCCGGTCAGCGCGCTGGCCACCGCGGGGGAGCTGGCCGACCAGCTGCGCGACTCCGGGGCCCGCTGGATCATCACCGTCGCCGCGTTCCTGCCGGTGGCCCGGCAGGCCGCCGCCGAGCACCCGGTCGCCGGGATCTTCGTCTGCGACGAGGCCGAGGGCCACCGCTCGCTGGCCGACCTGGCGGCGAGCTCCGCCCCGGAGCCCGCCCCGCCGATCGACCCGGCCGCCGACCTGGCGGTGCTGCCGTACTCCAGCGGGACGACCGGCCTGCCCAAGGGCGTGATGCTCACCCACCGCTCGGTGTCCACCAACCTCGCCCAGACCGACGCGCTGTTCGGCCCGGCCCCTGGCGAACGGGTGCTGGCGGTGCTGCCCTTCTTCCACATCTACGGCCTCGCGGCCCTCCTCAACCGCCCGCTGCGGGCCCGCGCCACCGTGGTCGTGCTGCCCCGCTTCGACCTGGAGCAGTTCCTGACCGCCATCCAGCGCCACCGGATCGAGGCGGTGTACGTGGCCCCGCCGATCGTCCTCGCGCTGGCCAGGCACCCGCTGGTCGACCGCTTCGACCTGTCCTCGGTGCGCTACGTGCTGAGCGCCGCCGCCCCGCTGGACGCCGAGCTGGCCGCCGCCTGCGCCCGCCGCCTGGGCCTGCCGCACCTGCTGCAGGGCTACGGCATGACCGAGCTGTCCCCGGTCACCCACGTCGTCCCGCCCGGCGACCCGAACCCGCCGGCCGGCACCGTCGGCCGCCTGGTCCCCGGCACCGAGCTGCGGATCCGCTCCCTGACGGCCCCGCACCACGACCTCGGCCCCGGCGAGGACGGCGAACTGCTGTTCCGCGGCCCGCAGGTGATGCGCGGCTACTTCGGCAGGGAGTCCGAGACCTCCGCGACCCTCGACCCGGACGGCTGGCTGCACACCGGCGACGTCGGCCACGTCGACGCCGACGGCTACCTGTTCGTGGTCGACCGGGTGAAGGAGCTGATCAAGTACAAGGGCTACCAGGTCGCCCCCGCCGAACTGGAGGCCGTGCTGCTCACCCACCCGAGCATCGCCGACGCCGCCGTGATCGGCGTCCACGACGCCCACGGCGCCGAGCACCCCAAGGCGTACGTGGTGCCCGCGTTCGGCTGCGAACTGGCCGAGCAGGAGGTGATCGAGTACGTGGCCCGCCGGGTCGCCCCGTACAAGAAGGTGCGCGAGGTGGAGTTCCTGGACGCGGTGCCGAAGTCCGCCAGCGGCAAGGTGCTGCGCCGCGAACTGCGGGCCAGGGCCGCGCAGCGGGGTGGGATCCCGGCCGGCGGTGCATAG
- a CDS encoding TetR/AcrR family transcriptional regulator, which produces MTTSAPAARMPRQDRSRATRRRLLEAAVECLAEVGWNGSTVLVVAERAGVTRGAAQHHFRTREDLFTAAVEHVAAERLAAALAHVEQLPPPGPARTEAVVEMIVHLYTGPLFRAALHLWVAAATEEPLRSRITGLENHIGREAHRAAVECLGADESAQGVRETVQATLDLARGLGLANLLTDDGPRRAGVVRQWSRLLDAALAG; this is translated from the coding sequence ATGACGACCAGCGCCCCCGCCGCCCGCATGCCCCGGCAGGACCGCAGCCGCGCCACCCGCAGACGGCTGCTGGAGGCGGCGGTGGAGTGCCTGGCCGAGGTCGGCTGGAACGGCTCCACGGTGCTGGTGGTCGCCGAGCGGGCCGGCGTCACCCGCGGCGCCGCCCAGCACCACTTCCGCACCCGCGAGGACCTGTTCACCGCCGCCGTCGAGCACGTCGCCGCCGAGCGGCTGGCCGCCGCCCTGGCGCACGTCGAACAGCTGCCGCCGCCCGGGCCGGCCCGCACCGAGGCGGTGGTGGAGATGATCGTGCACCTCTACACCGGCCCGCTGTTCCGCGCCGCCCTGCACCTGTGGGTGGCCGCCGCCACCGAGGAGCCGCTGCGCAGCCGGATCACCGGCCTGGAGAACCACATCGGCCGGGAGGCGCACCGGGCCGCCGTCGAGTGCCTGGGCGCGGACGAGTCCGCCCAGGGCGTCCGGGAGACCGTCCAGGCCACCCTCGACCTGGCCCGCGGCCTGGGCCTGGCCAACCTGCTCACCGACGACGGGCCGCGCCGGGCCGGCGTGGTCCGCCAGTGGTCCCGGCTGCTGGACGCCGCGCTGGCGGGCTGA
- a CDS encoding SpoIIE family protein phosphatase: protein MQSGGSRNYRQNRGRYRAGGQLSTHGFEQKPGRDAAGAASARLAGHRLVPLATALVQEDGRILHWSQEAEALTGWPAEEAIGAHPVRLLLPEQERAAAEKLFDRLVAGRGWSGTHPVRRRDGSTVELEFHTYPVAGPDGRPLLLATASDTDALHEVESDLAVLDGFFDQSPIGLAVYDTDLRFVRLNEALARINGLSAEEHLGRRISAVLPGINAAEIENVMRQVIATGKPVVDARSYGRVPGDPRRDRAWSASYFRLEDSTGKVLGVSSSIIDVTERFQAEARASRAQERLTLLAAAGARIGTTLDLKRTAEEMVEAIVPKFADFATVDLLEPVLRGEEPAPIQPERSIQVRAVAVGEAYGSGLTTVSDTVGETTEYGAHRVYTQCLRSGRPLLKPHVDEEVLRGLVPDPDRVASGVAAGIHSYLLVPLIARGMVLGGAEFVRTRNPEPFGAADVSLAEELVARTALAIDNARLYRRERETALTLQRSLLPQEIHRTLGLEIAHRYLPSSVVSEVGGDWFDVVPLSCGRVALVVGDVMGHGIRAAATMGQLRTVARTLATLDLPPEQVLGRLDETASAIGEGQFATCVCAVYDPVDRSVVVCSAGHLPPVRVDPDGTAQVIELPPGVPLGVGGGGFESIEFTLPPGSTFALYTDGLVERRGRDLDEGIDLLARTLAVPGRTLEESCDAALSALVTDGTEDDIAMIMARVLPVPADRIATLLLPSEGPLPARARRFTRATLETWGLSGLTDYAELVVSELVTNALLHADAPRRLRIFRDRTLTLEVSDAGGQPPRLRSSAEEDEGGRGIHLISELAHRWGSRPTRHGKVVWAEIELPYRAG, encoded by the coding sequence GTGCAGTCTGGTGGAAGCCGGAACTACCGGCAGAACCGGGGAAGGTACCGGGCAGGTGGCCAACTGAGCACGCACGGGTTCGAACAGAAGCCCGGCCGCGACGCGGCGGGCGCCGCTTCCGCGCGCCTGGCCGGGCACCGCCTGGTCCCGCTGGCCACCGCCCTGGTCCAGGAGGACGGCCGGATCCTGCACTGGAGCCAGGAGGCCGAGGCGCTCACCGGCTGGCCCGCCGAGGAGGCGATCGGCGCCCACCCGGTCCGGCTGCTGCTGCCCGAGCAGGAGCGGGCCGCCGCCGAGAAGCTGTTCGACCGGCTGGTCGCCGGGCGCGGCTGGTCCGGCACCCACCCCGTGCGCCGCCGCGACGGCTCCACCGTCGAGCTGGAGTTCCACACCTACCCGGTGGCCGGCCCCGACGGCCGCCCGCTGCTGCTGGCCACCGCCTCCGACACCGACGCGCTGCACGAGGTCGAGTCCGACCTGGCCGTCCTGGACGGCTTCTTCGACCAGTCCCCGATCGGCCTCGCCGTCTACGACACCGACCTGCGCTTCGTCCGGCTGAACGAGGCGCTGGCCCGGATCAACGGCCTCAGCGCCGAGGAGCACCTCGGCCGCCGGATCTCCGCCGTGCTGCCCGGCATCAACGCCGCCGAGATCGAGAACGTGATGCGGCAGGTCATCGCCACCGGCAAACCGGTGGTCGACGCCCGCTCGTACGGGCGCGTCCCCGGCGACCCGCGCCGCGACCGGGCCTGGTCGGCGTCCTACTTCCGGCTGGAGGACTCCACCGGCAAGGTGCTCGGCGTCTCCTCCTCGATCATCGACGTCACCGAGCGCTTCCAGGCCGAGGCCCGCGCCTCCCGCGCCCAGGAGCGCCTCACCCTGCTCGCCGCGGCCGGAGCCCGGATCGGCACCACCCTCGACCTCAAGCGCACCGCCGAGGAGATGGTCGAGGCGATCGTCCCGAAGTTCGCCGACTTCGCCACCGTCGACCTGCTGGAGCCGGTGCTGCGGGGCGAGGAGCCCGCCCCGATCCAGCCCGAGCGGTCCATCCAGGTCCGCGCCGTCGCGGTCGGCGAGGCGTACGGCTCCGGGCTGACCACCGTCTCCGACACCGTCGGCGAGACCACCGAGTACGGCGCGCACCGGGTCTACACCCAGTGCCTGCGCAGCGGCCGCCCGCTGCTCAAGCCGCACGTCGACGAGGAGGTGCTGCGCGGCCTGGTGCCCGACCCGGACCGGGTCGCCTCCGGCGTCGCCGCCGGCATCCACTCCTACCTGCTGGTGCCGCTGATCGCCCGCGGCATGGTGCTCGGCGGCGCCGAGTTCGTCCGCACCCGCAACCCCGAGCCGTTCGGCGCCGCCGACGTCTCGCTCGCCGAGGAACTGGTCGCCCGCACCGCGCTGGCCATCGACAACGCCCGGCTCTACCGGCGCGAGCGGGAGACCGCCCTCACCCTGCAGCGCAGCCTGCTCCCGCAGGAGATCCACCGCACCCTCGGCCTGGAGATCGCCCACCGCTACCTGCCCTCCAGCGTGGTCAGCGAGGTCGGCGGCGACTGGTTCGACGTCGTCCCGCTGTCCTGCGGACGCGTCGCCCTGGTGGTCGGCGACGTGATGGGCCACGGCATCCGGGCCGCCGCCACCATGGGCCAACTGCGCACCGTCGCCCGCACCCTGGCCACCCTCGACCTGCCGCCCGAACAGGTCCTCGGCCGGCTCGACGAGACCGCCTCCGCGATCGGCGAGGGCCAGTTCGCCACCTGCGTGTGCGCCGTGTACGACCCGGTCGACCGCAGCGTGGTGGTCTGCTCGGCCGGCCACCTGCCGCCGGTCCGAGTCGACCCCGACGGCACCGCCCAGGTCATCGAGCTGCCGCCGGGCGTCCCGCTCGGCGTCGGCGGCGGCGGCTTCGAGTCGATCGAGTTCACCCTGCCGCCCGGCTCCACCTTCGCCCTTTACACCGACGGCCTGGTCGAGCGCCGCGGCCGCGACCTCGACGAGGGCATCGACCTGCTCGCCCGCACCCTCGCCGTCCCCGGCCGCACCCTGGAGGAGAGCTGCGACGCCGCGCTCTCCGCCCTGGTCACCGACGGGACCGAGGACGACATCGCCATGATCATGGCCCGCGTCCTGCCCGTCCCCGCCGACCGGATCGCCACCCTGCTGCTGCCCAGCGAGGGCCCGCTGCCCGCCCGCGCCCGCCGCTTCACCCGCGCCACCCTGGAGACCTGGGGCCTGTCCGGACTCACCGACTACGCCGAACTCGTGGTCAGCGAACTCGTCACCAACGCCCTGCTGCACGCCGACGCCCCGCGCCGGCTGCGGATCTTCCGCGACCGCACCCTCACCCTGGAGGTCTCCGACGCCGGCGGCCAGCCGCCCCGGCTGCGCAGCTCCGCCGAGGAGGACGAGGGCGGCCGCGGCATCCACCTGATCAGCGAGCTCGCGCACCGCTGGGGCAGCCGCCCCACCCGGCACGGCAAGGTGGTCTGGGCGGAGATCGAACTCCCGTACCGGGCGGGCTGA
- a CDS encoding MFS transporter, translating to MTQPTTVGAATEEVRRWRALAVCLVAGFMTLLDVSIVNVALPSVRSGLHMSEAGLQWVLSGYSLAFGLVLVPAGRLGDAIGRRPVFLAGLALFTATSALAGAAQGESWLVVARLLQGMSGGLLVPQVSGFIQQLFRGAERARAFGLLGTTIGFSTAVGPLLGGLLIAAFGTAEGWRWVFYVNLPIGLAALPLARRLLPAPTPDTCARRDFDPVGVLLLGAGTVLLLLPLVQSQWHGARKWLLLAAAALVLAGFARWEGHYARHREPLVHPALFRTRSFTYGALVSLLYFAGFTAVFFVFTLYLQSGRHYTALQAGLAITPFALASAIASTIGGRLVTRYGRRLIAVGLATVAVGLALAALTVHFFDGPGIGWATALPLLLAGLGSGLVVSPNQALTLNEVPVARAGSAGGVLQTAQRIGSAAGIATVGATFFGHLHTPADYPTAFQLSLAVVLAFILLALLAAAEPFTKRPRGESGERRA from the coding sequence ATGACCCAGCCCACGACAGTCGGCGCCGCCACCGAGGAAGTGCGCCGCTGGCGGGCTCTCGCGGTGTGCCTGGTCGCCGGCTTCATGACCCTGCTCGACGTGTCGATCGTCAACGTCGCCCTGCCGTCCGTGCGCAGCGGACTGCACATGTCCGAGGCCGGACTCCAATGGGTGCTCTCCGGCTACTCGCTGGCCTTCGGGCTCGTCCTGGTCCCCGCCGGGCGGCTCGGCGACGCGATCGGCCGCCGCCCGGTCTTCCTGGCCGGCCTGGCCCTGTTCACCGCCACCAGCGCGCTGGCCGGCGCCGCCCAGGGGGAGAGCTGGCTGGTCGTCGCCCGGCTGCTGCAGGGCATGTCCGGCGGGCTGCTGGTCCCGCAGGTCTCCGGCTTCATCCAGCAGCTCTTCCGCGGCGCCGAACGGGCCCGCGCCTTCGGTCTGCTCGGCACCACCATCGGCTTCTCCACCGCCGTCGGCCCGCTGCTCGGCGGCCTGCTGATCGCCGCCTTCGGCACCGCCGAGGGCTGGCGCTGGGTCTTCTACGTCAACCTGCCGATCGGCCTCGCCGCCCTCCCGCTGGCCCGCCGCCTGCTGCCCGCCCCCACCCCCGACACCTGCGCCCGCCGCGACTTCGACCCGGTCGGCGTGCTGCTGCTCGGCGCCGGCACCGTCCTGCTGCTGCTCCCGCTGGTCCAGTCCCAGTGGCACGGCGCCCGCAAGTGGCTGCTGCTGGCCGCCGCCGCCCTGGTGCTGGCCGGGTTCGCCCGCTGGGAGGGCCACTACGCCCGCCACCGCGAGCCCCTGGTGCACCCCGCGCTGTTCCGCACCCGCTCCTTCACCTACGGCGCGCTGGTCTCGCTGCTCTACTTCGCCGGGTTCACCGCGGTCTTCTTCGTCTTCACCCTCTACCTGCAGTCCGGCCGCCACTACACCGCCCTCCAGGCCGGCCTGGCCATCACCCCGTTCGCGCTCGCCTCGGCGATCGCCTCCACCATCGGCGGCCGCCTGGTCACCCGCTACGGCCGCCGCCTGATCGCGGTCGGCCTGGCCACCGTCGCCGTCGGCCTCGCGCTCGCCGCCCTCACCGTGCACTTCTTCGACGGCCCCGGGATCGGCTGGGCCACCGCCCTGCCGCTCCTGCTGGCCGGCCTGGGCAGCGGCCTGGTGGTCTCCCCGAACCAGGCCCTCACCCTCAACGAAGTCCCCGTCGCCCGGGCCGGATCGGCCGGCGGCGTCCTGCAGACCGCCCAGCGGATCGGCTCCGCCGCCGGCATCGCCACCGTCGGAGCCACCTTCTTCGGCCACCTCCACACCCCCGCCGACTACCCCACGGCCTTCCAGCTCAGCCTCGCCGTCGTGCTCGCCTTCATCCTGCTCGCCCTCCTCGCCGCGGCCGAGCCCTTCACCAAGCGGCCCCGCGGGGAGTCCGGGGAACGGCGGGCCTGA
- a CDS encoding FAD-dependent oxidoreductase: protein MNTQMADRVPVLIAGGSLVGLSASLFLGRLGVPHLLVERHAETSRHPRGRGNNLRTMELFRGAGVEQDVRDAASVLADNHGILQAETLSGGEQEWLFREIDPGGGLARFSPSSWCLCSQNDLEPVLLRHAAERGDVRFNTELLSFAQDADGVTARLRDRATGEEQEVRADYLLAADGPRSPVRERLGIGQSGRGDLFHNVSVTFRAKRLAEVVGDRRFIACYLTAPDGAGALLPVDNREQWVFHLPWHPERGEAVEDFTDARCTAHIRAAAGVPDLDVEITGRAPWHAAERVADRYRTGRVFLCGDSAHEMPPTGAFGSNTGIQDAHNLAWKLAAVLGGWGGPRLLESYEAERRPVAVQTAARAAARSVEHQHPGFDAAPVGGPRTNVLAVALGYRYTEGALVGADATAGVIPERFAATGEVGTRAPHLWLRDRDGARLSTLDLFVREPVLLAPAAGGEQWPAAARAVAEETGVPIRCVLLGEGGDLVPEPVPDAPAGRGPAGPGGWPAVYGLRPGGAVLVRPDGFVGWRAVSSVGDPVGALRVAALGVAGR, encoded by the coding sequence ATGAACACACAGATGGCGGACCGGGTGCCGGTCCTGATCGCGGGGGGTTCGCTGGTCGGGCTGTCGGCCTCGCTCTTCCTCGGCCGGCTCGGCGTGCCGCACCTGCTGGTGGAGCGGCACGCCGAGACCTCCCGGCACCCGCGCGGCCGCGGGAACAACCTCCGCACCATGGAGCTGTTCCGGGGTGCCGGCGTCGAGCAGGACGTCCGGGACGCGGCGTCCGTGCTGGCCGACAACCACGGCATCCTGCAGGCCGAGACGCTCTCCGGCGGGGAGCAGGAGTGGCTGTTCCGGGAGATCGACCCCGGCGGGGGGCTGGCCAGGTTCAGCCCGTCCTCGTGGTGCCTGTGCAGCCAGAACGACCTGGAGCCGGTGCTGCTGCGGCACGCCGCCGAACGCGGCGACGTGCGGTTCAACACCGAGCTGCTCTCCTTCGCCCAGGACGCCGACGGGGTGACGGCCCGGCTGCGGGACCGGGCCACCGGCGAGGAGCAGGAGGTGCGGGCCGATTACCTGCTCGCGGCGGACGGGCCGCGCAGCCCCGTCCGGGAGCGGCTGGGCATCGGGCAGTCCGGGCGCGGCGACCTGTTCCACAACGTCTCGGTGACCTTCCGGGCCAAGCGGTTGGCCGAGGTGGTCGGCGACCGGCGCTTCATCGCCTGCTACCTGACCGCCCCGGACGGCGCGGGCGCGCTGCTGCCGGTCGACAACCGCGAGCAGTGGGTCTTCCACCTGCCCTGGCACCCCGAGCGCGGCGAGGCCGTCGAGGACTTCACCGACGCCCGGTGCACGGCGCACATCCGGGCCGCGGCCGGGGTGCCCGACCTGGACGTGGAGATCACCGGCCGGGCGCCCTGGCACGCCGCCGAGCGGGTCGCCGACCGGTACCGCACCGGGCGGGTCTTCCTGTGCGGCGACTCCGCCCACGAGATGCCGCCGACCGGGGCGTTCGGCTCCAACACCGGCATCCAGGACGCGCACAACCTGGCCTGGAAGCTGGCCGCGGTGCTCGGCGGCTGGGGCGGGCCGCGCCTGCTGGAGTCGTACGAGGCGGAGCGGCGGCCGGTGGCCGTGCAGACCGCGGCCCGGGCCGCGGCACGGTCGGTCGAGCACCAGCACCCCGGCTTCGACGCGGCGCCGGTGGGCGGGCCGCGCACCAACGTGCTGGCGGTGGCGCTCGGCTACCGGTACACCGAGGGCGCGCTGGTCGGGGCGGACGCCACCGCCGGGGTGATCCCGGAGCGCTTCGCCGCGACCGGCGAGGTCGGCACCCGGGCCCCGCACCTGTGGCTGCGCGACCGGGACGGCGCCCGGCTCTCCACGCTCGACCTGTTCGTGCGCGAGCCCGTGCTGCTGGCGCCCGCGGCGGGCGGGGAGCAGTGGCCGGCGGCGGCGCGGGCGGTGGCCGAGGAGACCGGGGTGCCGATCCGCTGCGTGCTGCTCGGCGAGGGCGGCGACCTCGTCCCCGAGCCGGTGCCCGACGCCCCGGCCGGCCGGGGTCCGGCGGGGCCGGGCGGCTGGCCCGCGGTCTACGGCCTGCGGCCGGGCGGCGCCGTGCTGGTCCGCCCCGACGGCTTCGTCGGCTGGCGCGCCGTCAGCTCCGTCGGCGACCCGGTCGGCGCGCTGCGGGTGGCCGCCCTCGGCGTGGCGGGGCGGTAG
- a CDS encoding SchA/CurD-like domain-containing protein, protein MTLLSEPEETTTTGRPTPGRLRVILMLEVYEGAQDRFLDAYELLRYQVSAVPGHVSDQLCQSIDDPSRWLITSEWESAEPFLAWVDSPAHREMVKPMHGCVRDTRSLRYTVLRETHGTTATDTTVPPLRPGEHHPGVPGVPRPGPDGVVRHALSFTVKPGAEARAAELLAGYRSPQARVDDTTRLLRTSLFMHGNRVVRCVEVAGDLPTALRHVARQPGVRAVEEALNPYLEEDRDLDDPLSARDFFQRAALPAVHHHAALRSGPVQRHAYLYPVRPGAGAALAELLAEEDEHAAADPGGPLVRATVYRHDDLVVRLVDLLTDPADDPAAALGLAGPRAAAVLGKLAEPAERTPDGLRRLLAECSMALVTDRSSAED, encoded by the coding sequence ATGACCCTGCTCTCCGAACCCGAGGAGACCACCACCACGGGCCGGCCCACCCCGGGCCGGCTCCGCGTCATCCTGATGCTGGAGGTCTACGAAGGCGCCCAGGACCGCTTCCTGGACGCCTACGAGCTGCTGCGCTACCAGGTCTCGGCCGTCCCCGGCCACGTCAGCGACCAGCTCTGCCAGTCCATCGACGACCCGTCCCGCTGGCTGATCACCAGCGAGTGGGAGAGCGCCGAACCGTTCCTCGCCTGGGTCGACAGCCCCGCCCACCGCGAGATGGTCAAGCCGATGCACGGCTGCGTCCGCGACACCCGCTCGCTGCGCTACACCGTGCTGCGCGAGACCCACGGCACCACCGCCACCGACACCACCGTCCCACCGCTGCGCCCCGGCGAGCACCACCCCGGCGTCCCCGGCGTGCCGCGCCCCGGCCCGGACGGCGTGGTCCGGCACGCGCTCAGCTTCACCGTCAAGCCCGGCGCCGAGGCCAGGGCCGCCGAACTGCTGGCCGGCTACCGCTCCCCGCAGGCCCGGGTCGACGACACCACCCGCCTGCTGCGCACCTCGCTGTTCATGCACGGCAACCGGGTCGTGCGCTGCGTGGAGGTGGCCGGCGACCTGCCCACCGCGCTGCGGCACGTCGCCCGGCAGCCCGGGGTGCGGGCCGTCGAGGAGGCGCTCAACCCCTACCTGGAGGAGGACCGCGACCTGGACGACCCGCTCTCCGCCCGCGACTTCTTCCAGCGCGCCGCACTGCCCGCCGTCCACCACCACGCCGCCCTCCGGAGCGGCCCGGTGCAGCGGCACGCCTACCTGTACCCCGTCCGCCCCGGCGCCGGCGCGGCCCTCGCCGAGCTGCTGGCCGAGGAGGACGAGCACGCCGCCGCCGACCCCGGCGGCCCGCTGGTGCGCGCCACCGTCTACCGGCACGACGACCTGGTGGTCCGGCTGGTCGACCTGCTCACCGACCCCGCCGACGACCCGGCCGCCGCCCTCGGCCTGGCCGGCCCGCGCGCCGCCGCCGTCCTCGGCAAGCTCGCCGAACCCGCCGAGCGCACCCCCGACGGCCTGCGCCGCCTGCTCGCCGAGTGCTCGATGGCCCTCGTCACCGACCGCAGCTCGGCCGAGGACTGA